Proteins encoded by one window of Carassius carassius chromosome 30, fCarCar2.1, whole genome shotgun sequence:
- the LOC132110587 gene encoding RNA-binding protein 25-like isoform X1, producing the protein MIIVYADACACSVMMTLCPTQTLMDKRIRPWIKKKIIEYIGEEEATLVDFVCSKVMAHSTPEGILDDVAMVLDEEAEVFIVKMWRLLIYETEAMKIGLVK; encoded by the exons TGATTATAGTTTATGCAGATGCTTGTGCATGCAGTGTAATGATGACTCTTTGCCCCACACAGACATTAATGGACAAGAGGATCCGCCCCTGGATCAAAAAGAAAATCATAGAATATATTGGAGAAGAGGAAGCCACACTAGTTGACTTTGTCTGTTCAAAG GTCATGGCCCACAGCACTCCAGAGGGAATTCTGGATGATGTTGCCATG GTACTGGATGAGGAAGCAGAAGTGTTTATTGTGAAAATGTGGAGACTTCTGATCTACGAAACAGAGGCCATGAAAATTGGCCTGGTGAAATAA
- the LOC132110587 gene encoding RNA-binding protein 25-like isoform X2, whose protein sequence is MVDTTLMDKRIRPWIKKKIIEYIGEEEATLVDFVCSKVMAHSTPEGILDDVAMVLDEEAEVFIVKMWRLLIYETEAMKIGLVK, encoded by the exons ACATTAATGGACAAGAGGATCCGCCCCTGGATCAAAAAGAAAATCATAGAATATATTGGAGAAGAGGAAGCCACACTAGTTGACTTTGTCTGTTCAAAG GTCATGGCCCACAGCACTCCAGAGGGAATTCTGGATGATGTTGCCATG GTACTGGATGAGGAAGCAGAAGTGTTTATTGTGAAAATGTGGAGACTTCTGATCTACGAAACAGAGGCCATGAAAATTGGCCTGGTGAAATAA